The following coding sequences lie in one Scatophagus argus isolate fScaArg1 chromosome 9, fScaArg1.pri, whole genome shotgun sequence genomic window:
- the has1 gene encoding hyaluronan synthase 1 isoform X2 has translation MELKPLLKKLGSVIRAIFTFLFALLVLGVMVWAYVEGFQLVTSKYGIISFGFYGVLLSVHVLVQSFFAFIEHRRMKARIDPCTFTKTIALTISAYQEDPVYLRECLNSIRALQYPPELLRIIMVIDGNSRDDQYMMEMFREVFADQDPGYYVWSNNYHTWDPTQARQDVGMASEMGPGGDADHNIGEDPQRKEVEHLIQSKRCVCIMQKWGGKREVMYTAFKALGSSVDYVQVCDSDTKLDPLASLELCKVLESDPKYGAVGGDVMILNLKESYISFMSSLRYWMAFNIERSCQSFFNCVSCISGPLGLYRNDILQQFLESWYNQMFLGTHCTFGDDRHLTNRMLSMGYATKYTARSKCYTETPAQFLRWLNQQTRWTKSYFRSLWDLLWILCCIQLIGLVKAAYACILRRDMVMVFMSMYSVLYMTSLLPAKYFAILTMNKSSWGTSGRRKIVGNYIPILPLSVWAAILLGGLGYTIYKEIQMDWSSQAKILETKFLIFGCVAYTCYWLLMLFLYWAWFRRLCRKRSSAYKVNV, from the exons ATGGAGCTGAAACCTTTATTGAAGAAGTTGGGCTCAGTAATCCGTGCCATCTTCACTTTCCTCTTTGCGTTGCTGGTCCTGGGCGTGATGGTGTGGGCCTATGTGGAGGGTTTCCAGCTGGTGACCTCCAAGTATGGAATCATCTCCTTTGGCTTTTATGGAGTACTCCTCTCAGTCCATGTATTGGTCCAGAGCTTCTTTGCTTTCATTGAGCACCGGAGAATGAAAGCTCGCATAGATCCATGCACCTTTACCAAAACCATTGCCCTAACAATATCAGCTTACCAGGAGGACCCTGTCTACCTCAGAGAGTGCCTCAACTCCATCAGAGCTCTCCAGTATCCCCCCGAGCTGCTACGCATCATCATGGTGATAGATGGGAACTCACGCGATGACCAATATATGATGGAGATGTTCAGAGAGGTTTTTGCTGACCAAGACCCTGGCTATTATGTGTGGAGTAACAACTACCATACATGGGACCCCACTCAGGCCCGGCAGGATGTGGGAATGGCTTCAGAAATGGGCCCAGGAGGAGATGCTGATCATAATATTGGAGAGGATCCACAGAGAAAAGAGGTAGAGCACCTGATCCAGAgcaagaggtgtgtgtgcatcatgcAGAAGTGGGGCGGCAAGCGGGAAGTGATGTACACCGCATTTAAAGCACTCGGGTCATCAGTTGACTATGTACAG GTGTGCGACTCAGACACTAAGCTGGACCCTCTTGCCTCTCTGGAACTGTGTAAAGTGTTGGAGAGTGACCCCAAGTATGGTGCTGTGGGAGGAGATGTGATGATCCTCAACCTGAAAGAGTCTTACATCAGCTTCATGAGCAGTCTTAGGTACTGGATGGCTTTTAACATCGAGAGGTCCTGTCAGTCCTTTTTCAACTGTGTGTCCTGCATAAGTGGTCCTTTGG GTCTGTACCGCAACGATATCCTCCAGCAGTTTCTGGAGTCCTGGTACAATCAGATGTTTTTGGGAACTCACTGCACATTTGGCGACGACAGACATCTTACTAACCGAATGCTGAGCATGGGCTATGCTACAAA ATATACAGCCCGCTCAAAGTGCTACACAGAGACACCCGCTCAGTTTCTGCGCTGGCTCAACCAGCAGACTCGCTGGACAAAATCTTACTTTC GCTCACTGTGGGACCTCCTCTGGATCCTGTGCTGCATCCAGCTGATCGGGCTGGTGAAAGCGGCGTATGCCTGCATCCTGCGTAGAGACATGGTGATGGTGTTTATGTCCATGTACTCGGTTCTGTACATGACCAGCCTGCTGCCTGCTAAGTACTTTGCCATTCTCACCATGAACAAAAGCAGCTGGGGGACATCAGGCAGGCGCAAGATTGTAGGGAACTATATTCCCATCCTCCCTCTGTCAGTGTGGGCAGCCATTTTGTTAGGTGGGCTCGGTTACACAATCTACAAGGAGATTCAAATGGACTGGTCAAGTCAAGCCAAGATACTGGAGACCAAGTTTCTTATTTTTGGCTGTGTGGCCTACACATGCTATTGGCTGCTGATGTTGTTCCTCTACTGGGCGTGGTTCCGCAGGTTATGTAGGAAACGTTCTAGTGCTTACAAAGTGAATGTTTAG
- the has1 gene encoding hyaluronan synthase 1 isoform X1 produces MELKPLLKKLGSVIRAIFTFLFALLVLGVMVWAYVEGFQLVTSKYGIISFGFYGVLLSVHVLVQSFFAFIEHRRMKARIDPCTFTKTIALTISAYQEDPVYLRECLNSIRALQYPPELLRIIMVIDGNSRDDQYMMEMFREVFADQDPGYYVWSNNYHTWDPTQARQDVGMASEMGPGGDADHNIGEDPQRKEVEHLIQSKRCVCIMQKWGGKREVMYTAFKALGSSVDYVQVCDSDTKLDPLASLELCKVLESDPKYGAVGGDVMILNLKESYISFMSSLRYWMAFNIERSCQSFFNCVSCISGPLGLYRNDILQQFLESWYNQMFLGTHCTFGDDRHLTNRMLSMGYATKYTARSKCYTETPAQFLRWLNQQTRWTKSYFREWLYNAMWWHKHHLWMTYESIVSGIFPFFVTATVIQLFWTGSLWDLLWILCCIQLIGLVKAAYACILRRDMVMVFMSMYSVLYMTSLLPAKYFAILTMNKSSWGTSGRRKIVGNYIPILPLSVWAAILLGGLGYTIYKEIQMDWSSQAKILETKFLIFGCVAYTCYWLLMLFLYWAWFRRLCRKRSSAYKVNV; encoded by the exons ATGGAGCTGAAACCTTTATTGAAGAAGTTGGGCTCAGTAATCCGTGCCATCTTCACTTTCCTCTTTGCGTTGCTGGTCCTGGGCGTGATGGTGTGGGCCTATGTGGAGGGTTTCCAGCTGGTGACCTCCAAGTATGGAATCATCTCCTTTGGCTTTTATGGAGTACTCCTCTCAGTCCATGTATTGGTCCAGAGCTTCTTTGCTTTCATTGAGCACCGGAGAATGAAAGCTCGCATAGATCCATGCACCTTTACCAAAACCATTGCCCTAACAATATCAGCTTACCAGGAGGACCCTGTCTACCTCAGAGAGTGCCTCAACTCCATCAGAGCTCTCCAGTATCCCCCCGAGCTGCTACGCATCATCATGGTGATAGATGGGAACTCACGCGATGACCAATATATGATGGAGATGTTCAGAGAGGTTTTTGCTGACCAAGACCCTGGCTATTATGTGTGGAGTAACAACTACCATACATGGGACCCCACTCAGGCCCGGCAGGATGTGGGAATGGCTTCAGAAATGGGCCCAGGAGGAGATGCTGATCATAATATTGGAGAGGATCCACAGAGAAAAGAGGTAGAGCACCTGATCCAGAgcaagaggtgtgtgtgcatcatgcAGAAGTGGGGCGGCAAGCGGGAAGTGATGTACACCGCATTTAAAGCACTCGGGTCATCAGTTGACTATGTACAG GTGTGCGACTCAGACACTAAGCTGGACCCTCTTGCCTCTCTGGAACTGTGTAAAGTGTTGGAGAGTGACCCCAAGTATGGTGCTGTGGGAGGAGATGTGATGATCCTCAACCTGAAAGAGTCTTACATCAGCTTCATGAGCAGTCTTAGGTACTGGATGGCTTTTAACATCGAGAGGTCCTGTCAGTCCTTTTTCAACTGTGTGTCCTGCATAAGTGGTCCTTTGG GTCTGTACCGCAACGATATCCTCCAGCAGTTTCTGGAGTCCTGGTACAATCAGATGTTTTTGGGAACTCACTGCACATTTGGCGACGACAGACATCTTACTAACCGAATGCTGAGCATGGGCTATGCTACAAA ATATACAGCCCGCTCAAAGTGCTACACAGAGACACCCGCTCAGTTTCTGCGCTGGCTCAACCAGCAGACTCGCTGGACAAAATCTTACTTTCGTGAGTGGCTCTACAATGCAATGTGGTGGCACAAGCACCATCTCTGGATGACCTATGAGTCCATCGTCTCAggtattttccctttttttgtcaCCGCTACCGTCATCCAGTTGTTTTGGACAGGCTCACTGTGGGACCTCCTCTGGATCCTGTGCTGCATCCAGCTGATCGGGCTGGTGAAAGCGGCGTATGCCTGCATCCTGCGTAGAGACATGGTGATGGTGTTTATGTCCATGTACTCGGTTCTGTACATGACCAGCCTGCTGCCTGCTAAGTACTTTGCCATTCTCACCATGAACAAAAGCAGCTGGGGGACATCAGGCAGGCGCAAGATTGTAGGGAACTATATTCCCATCCTCCCTCTGTCAGTGTGGGCAGCCATTTTGTTAGGTGGGCTCGGTTACACAATCTACAAGGAGATTCAAATGGACTGGTCAAGTCAAGCCAAGATACTGGAGACCAAGTTTCTTATTTTTGGCTGTGTGGCCTACACATGCTATTGGCTGCTGATGTTGTTCCTCTACTGGGCGTGGTTCCGCAGGTTATGTAGGAAACGTTCTAGTGCTTACAAAGTGAATGTTTAG
- the spaca6 gene encoding sperm acrosome associated 6 isoform X1, with amino-acid sequence MCTSALWLVCASLLFSISLSCYQCFVDVQDSLRLCWGHILTEYNIRNVDACFRKLDRIFNNNERVIEAGRVGEGYDKQLKEILNAEMLPMVEEFDKKLNKDTVYEERLQTAADNFIAAASKLPRVSGCFPPCGFQSAGAEYNCITCSYDSCEFPLDCPIKEIEVTENSRSRMQCDVPFHLPNDIEVIWRFAEEVKTQQVDQFKEMTAGVDKLYSIPSTSLQHQGTYQCEIYSGQRSIVRLYYYLTVTPQVVAGHTELQEIFDLSLLPGGRLLPVPSDPSPSLLPPSSLLLTACLTATLLLLFLSLGALFWSSTPEQTSLHADGDEDLEL; translated from the exons ATGTGCACTTCTGCTTTGTGGCTCGTGTGTGCTAGCTTGCTGTTCAGCATCTCTCTAAGCTGCTATCAGTGCTTTGTTGACGTGCAAGACAGTCTTCGTCTGTGTTGGGGTCACATTTTGACGGAGTACAACATTAGAAATGTTGATGCCTGCTTCAGAAAGCTGGACCGCATTTTCAACAACAACGAGCGAGTAATTGAGGCTGGCAGAGTAG GTGAAGGCTatgacaaacagctgaaagaaatTCTGAATGCGGAGATGCTTCCCATGGTTGAAGAGTTTGACAAGAAGCTGAACAAAG ACACAGTGTATGAGGAAAGgttgcagacagcagcagacaatTTCATCGCAGCTGCCTCCAAACTGCCTAGAG TGTCTGGATGTTTCCCTCCATGTG GCTTCCAGAGTGCAGGTGCAGAATACAACTGTATTACCTGCAGTTATGACTCCTGTGAATTCCCTCTCGACTGTCCAA TTAAAGAAATTGAAGTAACAGAGAACAGCAGGAGCAGAATGCAGTGCGATGTGCCATTTCATTTACCAAATGATATCGAGGTGATCTGGAGGTTCGCAGAAGAG GTGAAAACTCAACAAGTGGATCAGTTTAAAGAAATGACTGCAGGGGTGGACAAGCTCTATTCCATCCCTTCCACCAGCTTGCAACATCAGGGCACCTACCAGTGTGAGATCTACTCGGGCCAACGCTCTATTGTCAGACTGTACTACTATCTCACAG tGACCCCCCAGGTTGTGGCAGgccacacagagctgcaggagaTATTCGACCTGTCTCTCCTCCCAGGAGGGCGGTTACTCCCTGTGCCGAGTGATccttccccctccctcctccccccctcctcactGCTTCTCACCGCCTGTTTAACTGCTACActtctgctgctcttcctctccctggG GGCTCTGTTTTGGTCATCAACCCCAGAACAAACAAGTCTTCACGCAGATGGAGATGAAGATTTAGAATTATGA
- the spaca6 gene encoding sperm acrosome associated 6 isoform X2, which translates to MCTSALWLVCASLLFSISLSCYQCFVDVQDSLRLCWGHILTEYNIRNVDACFRKLDRIFNNNERVIEAGRVGEGYDKQLKEILNAEMLPMVEEFDKKLNKDTVYEERLQTAADNFIAAASKLPRGFQSAGAEYNCITCSYDSCEFPLDCPIKEIEVTENSRSRMQCDVPFHLPNDIEVIWRFAEEVKTQQVDQFKEMTAGVDKLYSIPSTSLQHQGTYQCEIYSGQRSIVRLYYYLTVTPQVVAGHTELQEIFDLSLLPGGRLLPVPSDPSPSLLPPSSLLLTACLTATLLLLFLSLGALFWSSTPEQTSLHADGDEDLEL; encoded by the exons ATGTGCACTTCTGCTTTGTGGCTCGTGTGTGCTAGCTTGCTGTTCAGCATCTCTCTAAGCTGCTATCAGTGCTTTGTTGACGTGCAAGACAGTCTTCGTCTGTGTTGGGGTCACATTTTGACGGAGTACAACATTAGAAATGTTGATGCCTGCTTCAGAAAGCTGGACCGCATTTTCAACAACAACGAGCGAGTAATTGAGGCTGGCAGAGTAG GTGAAGGCTatgacaaacagctgaaagaaatTCTGAATGCGGAGATGCTTCCCATGGTTGAAGAGTTTGACAAGAAGCTGAACAAAG ACACAGTGTATGAGGAAAGgttgcagacagcagcagacaatTTCATCGCAGCTGCCTCCAAACTGCCTAGAG GCTTCCAGAGTGCAGGTGCAGAATACAACTGTATTACCTGCAGTTATGACTCCTGTGAATTCCCTCTCGACTGTCCAA TTAAAGAAATTGAAGTAACAGAGAACAGCAGGAGCAGAATGCAGTGCGATGTGCCATTTCATTTACCAAATGATATCGAGGTGATCTGGAGGTTCGCAGAAGAG GTGAAAACTCAACAAGTGGATCAGTTTAAAGAAATGACTGCAGGGGTGGACAAGCTCTATTCCATCCCTTCCACCAGCTTGCAACATCAGGGCACCTACCAGTGTGAGATCTACTCGGGCCAACGCTCTATTGTCAGACTGTACTACTATCTCACAG tGACCCCCCAGGTTGTGGCAGgccacacagagctgcaggagaTATTCGACCTGTCTCTCCTCCCAGGAGGGCGGTTACTCCCTGTGCCGAGTGATccttccccctccctcctccccccctcctcactGCTTCTCACCGCCTGTTTAACTGCTACActtctgctgctcttcctctccctggG GGCTCTGTTTTGGTCATCAACCCCAGAACAAACAAGTCTTCACGCAGATGGAGATGAAGATTTAGAATTATGA